Within Haematobia irritans isolate KBUSLIRL chromosome 2, ASM5000362v1, whole genome shotgun sequence, the genomic segment CACAAATCAACggtaaaattatatagaaatggaTGATAAATATTGCCTTTTTTATATATCCCGATATTAACCTTTcgatcagaaaaaaaaacaaataattaaaacaatgatATGAAAATAGTTTGTGAATATCTACTGTACTTACGGTAATATTGTTTATAGGAGTTTTAAACATAACAACTTTCAGATTCATGGATACAATTCCTCGACCAACAACCTTTAGGCGACAATATTCGAATTGACTAGAATCTCTATCATGATCTTGACACTTTAGATTTGTAAATTTAAACGCGGGTCCTTTATGTTCAACTGATAAAACACCAACGATCAAGAACAAGTAGTACTgtatattagagaccatattaaaTAATTCCAATAAAAAGGTGATTTCAAACAACcaatcaaaaataaaagaataaaaatatgTGTGGCTACTGGATCGCCAGAAAATGAGAACAATATATatcacaatgaattttttaaaacgtTCAAACCATTTTTTCGATTAAGCATAAGTATAATTAGCAAAGCTATTAGCTTAGTGCTTCGTCATTTTATTATTACTCATCTAAATAACATGGAAGTTCGCTAATTACATTTTTCCCACAAtagctatttttaaattttcttcgtTGACAGTAGTATAATTGAGACGAATCGGATAGGTAGTATTGATTTGGGCACAAATATATACCGATGAAAATATAGACCTGGCGATTCGCTTAAGGATATCGATACTTACTCTCGATCTACCGATGTCCACCACTCCCTATGTGTGTCAAGAaatattcgtatagaaatgaaatttagaccaaattttctatagataaaaaactttgacgaatatttctatagaaattaaattttgacaaaattttctatagaaataaaattttgacaaattttttacagaaataaaatgttgacaaaattttctatagaaataaaatttgacaaaattttctacagaaataaaatttggacaaaattctctatagaaataaaattttgacaaaattctctatagaaataaaatttttacaaaattttcaatagaaataaaattttgacaaaattttctatagaaataaaattttgacaaaatttcctatagaaataaagttttgatagaattttcgtaTAGAATTGCAATTTTGACAGAAGTACAGATATGAAttgaatttcagcaaaatttcgtatagaaatgcaatttttataaaatttccaaataaataaaattttgacaaaattatcgtaTATAAATGATATTTTGCCAGAAgcacccatagaaatgaaatttttacaaaatttcctgtagaaaggaaattttaacaaaataaaagtgaagtttttacaaaatttgcgataaaaatggaattttgttaaaatttcctatagaaatgaaattttgacaaaatgttctatagaaatgaaattttaataaaattttataaatgaatgaaatttttacaaaatgttctatagaaatcaaattttagcgcaatatcctatagaaatggaattttgacaaaatttcctacaccaATGACATTTagataaaaattcttatagaaatggaattttgacaaaattttcaatagaaatgaaattcagacaaaattttctatagaaattaatacagactgtcctatagaaattaaaacaaaatttcctataaaaatggaattttgttaaaatttcctacagaaatgaaattttgacaaaattttctatagaaataaaattttaacaaaatatcctatgggaatgaaatttttccaaattttctatagaaatcaaagtttagaaaaatttcctatagaaatggaattttgacaaaatttactacaccaATGATATTGagataaaaat encodes:
- the LOC142225163 gene encoding uncharacterized protein LOC142225163, with the protein product MVSNIQYYLFLIVGVLSVEHKGPAFKFTNLKCQDHDRDSSQFEYCRLKVVGRGIVSMNLKVVMFKTPINNITVNIGIYKKGNIYHPFLYNFTVDLCQYFHTPNRFPIMKVLLSIIGYATNVNHTCPYIDPVIFDNLLLRENDFNRIPIPDGQYMLKAGSTSKLITLDMKIKEG